The Cystobacter ferrugineus genome includes the window TACAACTTCGTCCTCCAGCCGCCCAAGGTGGAGGAGTCCGCGCCGCCGCCTCCTCCTCCCGAGGCGACCCTCACGGGGCAGTTGCTGGCCCGGGGCAGCCGGACGCGCGTGGAAGGGGCCACGGTGCGCTGTGGGGACGACCCGGAGGCGCCCGAGGCGATGTCGGACGCCGAGGGCCGCTTCACCCTCAAGGTGGCGCCCGGCGAGTGTGACGTGCGCGTGGTGGCCAGCGAGTACCACCTCTTCACCACCAAGGAGACGCTCGCCCCCTCGGAGACGACGGAGGTCATCTTCTATCTGATGCCCAAGGCGCCGGGCTTCGAGACGGTGGTGCGCGGCGCGCGCGAGAAGAAGGAAGTGGTGCGCCGCACCCTGGAGCGCCAGGAGTTGCAGAAGGTGCCGGGCAGCTTTGGAGACCCCATCCGCGTCATCCAGAATCTGCCGGGCGTGGCGCGTACCCCGTTCGGCCTCGGCCAGCTCCTGGTGCGCGGCGCGGCGCCCGACCAGACGCTCACCTTCTTCGATGGTGTCGAGGTGCCCATCCTCTTCCACCTGGGCGGTGGGCCCTCGGTGCTCAACTCCGAGTTCATCGATCGGATCGACTTCTATCCAGGCGGCTTCGGCGCGCGCTATGGCCGGGCGGTGGGTGGCGCCGTGGACGTGGCCACGCGCAAGGGCTCCACCGACACGCTGCACGGCTCGGTGAAGGTGGACCTGTTGGACTCGGGCTTCTTCCTGGAGTCTCCCATCACCGAGGGCATCTCCATCTCCGGCGCGGCGCGGCGCTCCTATGTGGACGTGCTCCTGCCGCTCGTGTTGCCCGAGGATCCCCAGGGCGGCTCGTTGCTCGTGCTGCCGCGCTACTGGGACTACCAGGTGCGCATGGACTTCGGCGCCAAACGTGGGAGCGAGCCCGGAGTGGGGGGGCGCCACTCGGGCTACGTGATGGCGTTTGGCTCGGATGACCTGCTGACGGTGGTGGCCACGGGCGGCGGCCGCAACCGCGACATCACCGTGGACACGCGCACGCTCTTCCACCGGCTCAAGGGCGACTGGACGTACCGCAACGGCAACTTCACTTCCGTGCTCACCCCGTTCGCGGGGTACGACCTGGGCAGGTTCGCCTTTGGTGAGATCTTCCTCGACGCGAACGTCTGGTCGCTCGGGTTGCGCGAGGATCTGTCACTGGAGGTGACGCCGTGGCTCACCGCGCGGGCCGGCGCGGACGTGCTGTTCGAGCACCTGGTGGGCGAGGGGGAGATCCCCGTCATCGGCGGCATCCAGTTCCCCCCCTTTCCCGGCGCCGAGCCGCGCTCGGAGCCGCAGCCCATCAAGCGCACGGCCAATT containing:
- a CDS encoding TonB family protein, with amino-acid sequence MTSSRFAPWSLLAVLLLSTTVQAQAYDGARREEVDAGVHTPVLTKPPELVRSVEAVYPPEAAAAGKTASVEMVITIDAQGAVSDAQVTRPVGDGFDEAALEAVRQFQFSPAEVDGVPAPIQVQYVYNFVLQPPKVEESAPPPPPPEATLTGQLLARGSRTRVEGATVRCGDDPEAPEAMSDAEGRFTLKVAPGECDVRVVASEYHLFTTKETLAPSETTEVIFYLMPKAPGFETVVRGAREKKEVVRRTLERQELQKVPGSFGDPIRVIQNLPGVARTPFGLGQLLVRGAAPDQTLTFFDGVEVPILFHLGGGPSVLNSEFIDRIDFYPGGFGARYGRAVGGAVDVATRKGSTDTLHGSVKVDLLDSGFFLESPITEGISISGAARRSYVDVLLPLVLPEDPQGGSLLVLPRYWDYQVRMDFGAKRGSEPGVGGRHSGYVMAFGSDDLLTVVATGGGRNRDITVDTRTLFHRLKGDWTYRNGNFTSVLTPFAGYDLGRFAFGEIFLDANVWSLGLREDLSLEVTPWLTARAGADVLFEHLVGEGEIPVIGGIQFPPFPGAEPRSEPQPIKRTANSFDGALYAELDIKAGPVTLTPGLRASAARVYGQSRSAFDPRLWVRFQPTEKTALKGSVGLYSQAPEAFNLDPAPLGNPNLLHERAFQTSLGVEQQLTDIISVDVTGYFNRRYDLVVSPGNTVQNEDGSLTRYPYSNQGLGRAYGMEVLLRHAVTRDFFGWLAYTLNRSEQRRAGGDAQYRLTTFDQTHILTAVASYRLPWWGLELGARMRYVTGRPTTPLQHLFDRYDVDRNRYYGSYGETDSARFKPFQQLDLRLDKNWVFQRWTLNAYIDVQNVYNASNVEATFYDYRYREQFEVPGIPILPVIGVKGSF